The proteins below are encoded in one region of Maribacter aestuarii:
- a CDS encoding DUF4159 domain-containing protein: MKQLTLVLLFWVYFMISSLSAQEIAILKYQGGGDWYANPTALPNLINFCNSKIGTRLKNKPEAVEAGSISIFQYPFLHMTGHGNVVFSEEELENLRNYLIGGGFLHIDDNYGMKPYITRELERLFPDNDLVEIGADHPIFNQEYNFPMGLPKVHEHDGKRPQAMGIFIDNRLVLLLTLESDLGDGWEDPEVHNDPQEIREKALQMGANIIAYAFKT; encoded by the coding sequence ATGAAACAACTTACGCTGGTTTTGCTTTTTTGGGTCTATTTTATGATTTCTTCCCTTAGTGCTCAAGAAATAGCTATTTTAAAATATCAAGGAGGAGGTGATTGGTATGCTAATCCTACTGCTTTACCAAACCTTATCAATTTTTGTAATTCGAAGATCGGAACACGATTAAAGAATAAGCCAGAAGCTGTAGAGGCGGGTAGCATTTCCATTTTTCAATATCCTTTTCTACATATGACCGGGCATGGCAACGTTGTTTTTTCCGAAGAGGAACTGGAGAATCTACGAAATTACCTGATCGGAGGTGGGTTCTTGCATATTGATGATAATTACGGGATGAAACCTTATATCACACGGGAGTTGGAGCGGTTGTTTCCAGACAACGACTTAGTGGAAATTGGAGCGGACCACCCAATTTTTAATCAGGAATACAACTTTCCCATGGGGCTGCCCAAAGTTCACGAACATGATGGCAAAAGGCCACAAGCCATGGGAATTTTTATTGATAATAGGTTAGTATTATTACTTACCTTGGAATCCGATCTCGGTGATGGATGGGAAGACCCCGAAGTACACAATGACCCTCAGGAAATAAGGGAAAAAGCCCTACAAATGGGTGCCAATATAATTGCATACGCATTTAAAACCTAA
- a CDS encoding DUF1223 domain-containing protein — MAFKEFNESKSSDTIGESSVILENGIVVLELFTSQGCSSCPPADIQLERAKNEYPENVFALSYHVDYWNYIGWKDPFSSRAFTIKQQAYNRKFESQSNYTPQLVINGVEHFVGSNGAKLTSKIHQYRNKIPENTIKAVGTRGEDRITFKYDIGGILKNKKLRAVLVLDERTTQVKRGENKNRTLKNANIVIAEKYQEILSGKGSGFIEIPKIAKENEKISFILLIEKNNLEITGAEKVEI; from the coding sequence ATGGCATTCAAGGAATTTAACGAATCCAAATCCTCCGATACCATTGGAGAATCATCTGTAATTTTAGAAAATGGTATCGTTGTATTGGAATTGTTTACTTCGCAAGGATGTTCCAGTTGCCCCCCGGCTGATATTCAATTGGAAAGGGCAAAGAATGAGTATCCGGAAAATGTTTTTGCGCTCTCCTATCACGTAGATTACTGGAACTATATCGGTTGGAAAGATCCTTTTAGCAGCAGGGCATTTACCATAAAACAGCAAGCTTATAACAGGAAATTCGAAAGTCAAAGTAATTATACACCTCAGTTAGTGATTAACGGTGTAGAACACTTTGTAGGGTCTAATGGAGCTAAGTTAACTTCCAAGATTCATCAGTACCGAAATAAAATACCGGAAAACACGATCAAAGCAGTTGGGACTAGAGGGGAAGATAGGATTACGTTCAAATATGATATTGGCGGGATTTTGAAAAATAAAAAGCTCCGTGCCGTATTGGTCCTTGATGAGCGGACTACACAGGTGAAAAGGGGTGAGAATAAGAATAGAACGTTGAAAAACGCCAATATAGTAATCGCGGAAAAATATCAAGAAATTTTATCGGGTAAGGGTTCCGGCTTTATTGAAATACCAAAAATTGCCAAGGAAAATGAGAAGATTTCGTTCATACTGCTCATTGAAAAAAACAACTTGGAAATTACTGGAGCGGAAAAAGTTGAAATTTAA